One Vicia villosa cultivar HV-30 ecotype Madison, WI linkage group LG5, Vvil1.0, whole genome shotgun sequence genomic window, GTCGCCTACGTGCTCCCCATGTGGGACCTCCACAGGAACCTCCTCACCTCCACTTCCTACAACAGGCGATTGATTCATACGCGCCGGGGAGTCAAATTTTTTTCCACCTTCTTCTTCCTGTAGCCACCGTGATGTACCCCCTACAAACTTCCTATTTTCAGGTCTTAATTCAGCTGACCATCCCCTAACACCCGGATCTTCTTCCATAGCAAAACGGACAGCGCACCTTTGTTCAGTATGCCCAAGAATACCACTTACAAAACAGAATATACTCAACTTTTCAAACTTAAATTTGACAGTGCACCACTCCCCACCCTTGTTTTTCACACGGGTATGCGTCTTTAATGGCAAGCGAACATCGATCTTAACCCTCAGACGCATATATTGACGCCAGAAACTTGAGTTGTTATTTTTGTCATACTCAACAAAAGATCCAATAAAATTTGCCATTGTCCTTCCCACTTTTTCTAGCATTAGACCAGCCGGCAGATTATGGACTTGCACCCAGAACTCCACATGAAATAGCGGAATATTTTCGATCTGCACACCCACTTGTACTTTCTCAATAACCAGAAGATGATTATCATAAGACCATGGACCTCCTTTCAATGCCGCCTCCATGTCCAACTGGTGACTAAATTGAAACAGAATGCGATCATCCATGGCTTCCTTAATCATGACTTTTTTAACGGGCCTCCAGATATCTGCCATGCGAGCCTTCATTGACTTCACGTGAATTGGTCTGTCACTCAAGAATCTTCCTACCAAACAAAACTGTAAATCCCCCGTACTTCCGTCGTCATCTCCAATGTCAAAACAAAACCCTTCATCACCATCATCCAGAAGGGAGAGTCCCTCCAAGTTTGGTTCATCATGACTACCCATAGAACTTTTGAATAGAGAAACAGGAAAACTGACTTGTGAACACAATAGCAAAAGACCGAAAAAAACCAGGAAGGAAGAGCTTCTCACaagagaaggaaaacaaaaaCCTAGAAAGACACTAGGAAAGCAAACCCTAGCAGAGCACTAGGAAATATTGTAATTTAGTATTCATTTTAACATCTTAATAAAAGCATGGTACAATTTTGAAGTGAATCATTATTATAGTTAAGAATTAAGATTATAGTATGTATTAAAATATTAGATCATTTTCACCTAAGACCAATAAGAATAACATGAAATTAAAGATGAAATTAAAatatcagagagagagagagagagagagagagagagagagagagagagagagagagagagagagagagagagagagagagagagagagagagagagagagagagagagagagagagagagagagagagagagagagagagagagagagagagagagagagagagagagagagagagagatattttttaaagaagtctaatatttttctttaaagGGATATATACGAAAAACATGATAAGAATACATAAACACGTTTAGGAAATAAAGAAATCGGATAGACAAACATGATTTGATATACACTGATAGAAACACCACATTGCACTAATTTGTCTTAATTTCACTATTTTTTTCTCTAAGTTATTTCTGATATTTGCTTTTATACATTTTTGTATTACTATGGAAGAAATTGCAGGgaaaaaaaatttctttgaaTAAAGATTTTATGTTTGGCATTTCTCTTAAAGAACGTCATTGGTTACACAATATAAATAATGCTTCAATTCTTGAATCCGAATTCCAATATATTTGtttgtcattttcaaaatgtATAATATTATTAGCATGTTTAGACAacacaaatttatttttatcttatttttatttagatCTAATAAGTATATATACCAAAAACTGTAAAAAAATTGTATGACATATGTAGAGGGAGTGATAGAGTAGAATGCTAAAACATATTGAAACTAAACATTTCTcatcttaattttaattaaactaattatatttaaataattttatttttaatgcgGCATATATTAAAACTGGATAAAAGCGGTGTGCTCTTTCAATaaagttttattaatttaatatagatattaataaaattactacatatataataaattcaattaaacacTTTTAAAACATATATTTATCAACATGATTTTAATTCTACTAATTgcgtaaaaataatattatacatAAGGCGACGTAcaataaaaatctcaaaaaaaatatacatatttatttttctctactgTGCGCATTAAAAAAAGCGGACAAACGGGCACGTGAGTGCCCGTTTGAACGCTAGTATTCATAAACTAAATTAaccatttaaaatttaatttgagaactaaaataattaagtaaaatatatttttattaatgtgtttgaATTTCGGTTCATTTAAAATTATGGCCAAAACTTACACATTTAGAGATAAAAAAAGTTGCCTACCCATTTATATTTAGTGCTTAGTAGGCGCAAAGGCACTTCACACGTTAAAGCTCTAACCCTCCATTGTGACACATCGTGGGTTGGCCTCCAATTCTGATCATCATTATTGGATATCTCTAGATAAATTAGCATATATGAACAGATTATAGGAATATATACTAAAAATCTTTATAAACTCacttcagaaaaagaaaaataagtggCTCAAAACATATTGTCCATTACTTTATATACAAGTCAAAAGTTTTCTAACCACAAATTCAACATCTCTTTAAAGTAAATCTATCATCTACTTAGTGCAACAAATGTTTCTCTTCATGTCATTTCACATAGGTAATGATCATGATACataaatttttctaaaaaaacacaTAATGTGAATCATGGTCAACCACTCACATGAGGTAGACATTGTAATCCATAAAGAGAAAATTATGTTTTTCTCAAAAAGATGATTGGGATGGTGCAAGCAATAACTTGATGTATgtataaattaaaattgaatgaaATCTTTCTATATACTATACACAATCAGAAATTACATTACATTTTGACAAGGACTATCAGCAAAACTGAAACTTACATTCTCTAACTGACAATCCTTAAAAATTAAAGAATAGTATAACTGATATCGACATTCGTATAAAGAATAATATTACACGATGGCATCCCCGCGCTACCATACGATGAAGCTTTGTTTCTTACTTTATAGTACACCAGCAAATTCTCGTGTTTCAAACGCGAACAGGTAAGCCGTAATTTTGGTACACTTTTATGAATCCATCAGATCCTGCTGTTACGATTACTTGGCCCCATAAGTGAGAATTAGCCATTCCCTTGCAAGCACTTCTCaagaatttatactctgatttacATATTGTAGGAGAAACAACGGTTTGACCTGAGTCGAGAAGTGTTTCCTCTGGCCATGTAGCAGAAACCCTTGGGACTAACTCGGAAAGAAATCCGCGACTCATGAAGAAACAATCAGGAGAAGACAATGATGACCTCTGAATCAAGTTTTCTTCGAGTGATGGGGACAATGGTGTTGACTCAATTCCACACCAAGGTATGGCGATTGTTGCATTGTGGGATAGAAAACTCTCGGAAGACATAATCTTCTTTGCTTTGGAAGTATTCCTATCTTGGCCGGTGTGATTCCAGATACAAACGTTTGAACCTTCACTAAGCGAAACAATATGTTTCCCATCAGAGGTGAAGGAAGCATGCATCTGACCTGCACTTCTTAGGCctgaagaaaataaagaagaagaGGTTTAATAGCTTATTATCAAAATGAACATGATTGTACAAAAACTTACACTCTGGGCGAAATAAGTTATCAAAGCACAAAAAACTTGGAAAATCGCATGTATGTACAAACCAAGTCCTCGTTGCAGAAATTTAAAATACACATAGGAACACATCAGATATGCCTTAATTGCAGAAAAATTGGAATGTATTTGTATATTCATATAACAGCCTCTAGCACCTTTATTGTGTTGGGCCTATGGGGGTGGGTTTAGTCTTACACCGTTTATATATGAcctttgtaatgcttttaggctTAAGCAATCTTCATCTTACAAACTAGTTAAGGGGTTAAATTAGGCTTAAGCCCGAATTGTAAGATGCAACAAGTAAAGAATTAGGCACAAATGGAATGCATTTTTAGAATATTTTCAGATAAGGAAAGCAGATGTGAAGAACATACCCTTGAATTTGTAAATGACATCAACTCCAGAGAGTATGCATACATGTGAATCCGCCGAAGCAGCCAATAACTTGCTCGGGTCACTGGGTGAAAACTGAAGAAATAATCATACACAATTAATAACCACttgtaaaataattatatagGGTGAAGAGAAAAAAACCGGAAAACAGAGGAATAACCGACCTGAAAGCCAGTGATCCTTTTCCCCGATGTCTTCTTTTTGCCTTGTAACGACATTTTAGTATCCATTTTCATATGACTATCTAAACAAGGAAAGGTAAAAGAATAATCATTTTTAGGATCAATAATTTGAATACGGAAACTTCTTTATCTCAGAAGAATAAAAGATAATTTTGCACCCAGGCTTCAAATTGTAACACAATTCCAAACATATACAGTACCAAATGTGTGCATACCTAGGATATCATAGAAACGGCAATTGCCTGCCATGGTACCCACAATCGTGCCCTGCAAGAATGAGTAAAAATTTaggaacaaaacaaaaaagacaTTTTTCTGCCACAATGTTCATGCAGTTTCAAAAATGTAACGTAACAGACCTGTCCATCAGGGCGGAAGCACACAGCTGTGACTATCTCTCTGATGTCAATATAATCAACAACCCGACAGCGAACAACTTCCCAGATACGCACCTTTCCATCAATTGAACCACTGATGAAAAAATTATCATTGACAGGATTGAAATTCACACATGTCACTGCACCAAAGGAAATCGGAAAAAAGTGTTACTtagcaaaaaaaacaaaaaacaaaaaaatagagaaacacTTAAAAAAAGAGGCAAAAGAGGCACACCATAATTATTGTGGGAGAAAACTCGGAGACATTTGTCAATCCCTACTTGCCATAGGCGCGCTGTCTTATCAAGAGAGGATGAGAGTAGAAACTGCAATCAATGAAAGAATGTAAACAACAGTGAATTTCATTTATAGAAAACTAAATGATAAGCTAACTTAAAGATAGTGCTAGACATGAAAAGACAAATAAGAGTAGCTTGCTTCGGTAGGAAACTAACCCCTGATTTGGACCATGCAAGGTCTAAAATGTCATTACTATGCCCCTGGAATTCATGCATAGGTTTGGCCAATATGCGGAACGTCTTTGGTGGGATAATCAcacaggttgaagaagaagattttttcaACTTCTCTGTTTTAACTAAGTTCTCTTTATCTACGTCAAGGGGAGCCACAATACCAGTAAATTGATTCATTTTGAAATATATACTGGATGGATCATCATCTAGAATGTTCATTTCATTTGTTCTTACATCCTCAACCACCTTCCACACGCGCACGATGCCATCTTCACCACCGCTAGCTAGATATCTTCCATCGAGACTGAACTTCATTGTCAAAATAACGCCTTTGTGTGCTTTGAACTCCTGTTCAGTATAAAGACATGAAAGCTCCTTAACTCGTTTCTTATGCAAATTAACCCGAACTCTTTGTATCCGAGAAACAAAATCTTTGCAGCAAGTTTCATCAAATCCTTGATTCGGATAAAAACAAGTAATAGAATCCAGTTTGCTTAACCAacctctcttcatcttctttttaGCAACACTCAATAATCTAGAACTTTCCGCCTCTCTCTGCAAATGTCTACGAACAAATGACGACGGCCCAATATTTTTATGAAACTCTTCCAAACTAATCAACTGGTTCGAACCCAGAACACGCAGGGTATTAAGTTTCCCCTCCTGATCCAATTCATCTACAACATACCGTGTTCCATCATCCAAATTCTTTATCATACACGTCAAATCCTCATTACCATCACCCCGATTTTCTAGCAACCTAGAACCCTCATTCGATAATGAATCCAACACAATCTGGCTCGAGATTGAAGAAACACCCTCTACGGTTCTCAAAACAGCCCCACTGGTCGAAGTGATTCGGTCAACTCCACAAGACGGATCATCAACTCCCTCAATCGAATTCGAATCATACTCCAAACCTATCCATCTCAAAAAACTGAATCGTCTATCACGAACACTTTCAAGACTATTAATCGAAAAATTGAACCTAGAAACATAATCACCAGCACCAGCACCAGAACAAGATTCTAAACAATAATCAAAACCCTCATCATCAGACACAGAACTCAAATCCTCACGAGTATCATAAAATTGATCCTCATCCACTTCCAATTCCAATCCCAATTCCATATCCACACCAACCAACTCCACAAACCCTTCCCCAATTCCACACCCTACACAGATTCTTAACTTCACAAAAAATCAAAATTCCCAAAAATCTTCACTCAATTGAACTTTCCAACTCTAAATTATCAGAAAAGGCATCCGAAATAGCTGCAACAAAGATGAAAAATCATACATATATCACCATGGAATTGAAGTATGAAACATCAAAAACAGTAGAACAAAACAAAGGGAAAGAAAAATACACAATGATTGATGAGATGAATCGTCTTCAAAATCGAAACTTGATGAAGAAATCGGAAGAATCGATCATAGGGATCTTCGTCACTGTGTATCTATCTATCTCCACAGAAATACCTACTTCTGGTACGGTACATAAAacataaagttaaattaaaattaactatatAAATAAGAGTTTTATATATCAGATGTCAAAATCGCGCCTCTGCATCAGATGACTCTGTATCCGATGTTTCTGTATAACTATTGACTGACTACCGACTAAGATATAAATAAGAGATCAGATGCAAATCTGCGTCACTGATATCTGTATAAAATGTCTCTGCACAACTAAAGACTGAGGTGTTTTGACTGgagtttttgtttcaattagaataataatattataattaaagagtatagaagaaaaataaaaaaattgcattGATATTTGTGAAAAATGGAGAAAAGTTGaatgaagaaaaagagaaaaaagtttgGTATTGttggattttgtttttgttgaattgtttaagACAAAGTGACTAAGTCCACTCTTTGGTTTTTCAGTATTTGCgtgtatatttaataatttatatagacGAATCATGTGCTTTGCTTAATTTCGACTTTCTTTGACACGTTTATAGCTTTATAGGATTAAGAGAGGAGAAATAAAGAGGAAGGGGAGAAATGAACAAAAAGAAAATGAGTGATGGAGATGTACAATtattttgttttgtgattttagTTTTGTCTGCAATGTTTTTGTATGCATTGAATTGGGTTGAATTGCCATTGTTATTATTTAAAATGGAGAGCCGCAACCAAGTTTTAGTTACTTCAGTGAGTGATAATTGATGTTGAATTTAGTAGAGAAAATTACAATTTAATTCTTAACAATTGTGATCGAAAGAGATTTTGAACCACTTAATGTCAGAACAGACTCCGAACTAGACTATACAGTCTAGTGGGTCGAATATTTTTACtgaaaccaaaaaaaaatgtgcaagtttgaatttaaatttattatttaaaatagagACGTAAATAGATTTAGTGGTGATTGCCACTGAATTTAGTAAGGAGGATTACCGTTCAATCTCTCACAATTACGATTGGAAGGAATTTGAAGTACTTGATATCAAAATTGACTTCGAATCAGATTAGACGATCTAGTGGGTCAATTACTAATAATGAAacccaacaaaaaaaagaaatgaagagGCGCAAATttgaatatgaattttttttaaatggtgacattttaattattaaactatttaattaaaaaaattgtgattgcatcataaatgaaacaattttggctaaattacagttttggtccctatattttggtgttttcacgattttagtcctcctattttgtttttaaacaattttggtccccATCTCTACTTTGGCTACATAAAACGTCTATGTATCACTTTTTAAAATACATGTCATTTTAAATTCGTTATAATGACTTGGAAAAAATTAACGAAATTAAAATGCCACGTATTTTAAAAAGTGACACATAGGCGTTTTTTGTAGGCAAAGTGAGGATGGAGgaccaaaagtgtttaaaaacaaaatagagagaCTAAAATCATGAAAACACCAAAATAAGGGgatcaaaactgtaatttagccaacaGTTTTTGTAGTATTTATTTACGGATTATCATAAGTGAAGATAAATCTAAAAATATGCGGacccaaatcaaatcaattaataaattattcGAATTCTTTGATTAACTGTTATATTCAACCTAAACCGCAataatttgtatattttttattcgGATACCAGGTTTGAGTTTGAATGATGGAATCTGATGAAAAATGATGAAGTATCATATGAAATTGAGTGGTGttctattatttgtttatttgaatcaTTCCAAATGGAATGAATCGAATAATAAAATGGTatgaatttcattttattttatcaatttttattttttttataattttgatagaaaaaagaattaattttattgtcttaaaattataaaacgaaatcttcactCCGCCCGACTCCATTatacttaatttttttcattttatgataatttttttaaaaaaaatctcaacTTTTTATGTTTAGAATATCTATACTTCACCGATTGCAATTTGTGTCACAACAATCATGATACTTTTATTTGTTATTAAAAATGGAATTTtaaatgatacttcataatagcTTTTTTGATATACTATTTATTagaaatctattaaaaaaatatagtgtGCGAAGAATAAAACCACGTTACAAAAGATAAAATTAACAACACACATCCAATGCTTATAAAAAAGAAACACCCATCCAACTCAACAtaagaaatataaaaaatattgtgCAAAATAAAACACCAaaagaagaaaatataaaatattaatcttTGTTGTCTTATATCAAAAGTCCTTTTTACTTACATTTATATAAAAGTAAtggattttaaaaatatagtatttGTTAAAACTCCTCGTACAACCGTATTAATGTATTTAttcttatataaattatataattttttcaaaGAATATATATTTAGTATAACATTATTTTtggaataaattttaaaaataattaaatatgtttaaagtttctttgaaattatgcatttttttttaaagaatcttTCCTCTAAAGttatgaattttaatattttgtccTTTCTGCAATTTAGTGACTGAATTAACAATAATTTTTAGCGATAATTTTCTATAAAACGACTGAATTAACGAcgattttaacaaaataaatcaaaaattaaaatttctaattttaaagagacaaaaagtaaaaataactaattttaattttttttacacttaTTTAACTCTTTTAAAAATGATAGCATATATAAAATTACTTTCGTacgataaaaaaaaaaactataaggcTAATGGCGTTATTTTTTAACTTTACTACTTTGTAACataaaaaaaaagtattataGGGCGTTATTTTTTAACTTTACTACTTTGtaccataaaaaaaatattatatggcGTTATTTTTTAACTTCACTACTTTGTaccataaaaaaaaatactatagagagttattttttaattttatttgttttaccataaaaaaaatactataggaaaatattttttaactttacTACTTTGTaccataaaaaaaatactatagaGTGTTATTTTTTAACTTTACTTCTTTTAATTaccataaaaaaaatactataggACATTATTTTTTAACTTTACTACTTTGtaccataaaaaaaatattatagagTGTTATTTTTTAACTTTACTTCTTTTAccgtaaaaaaaaataatataggacATTATTTTTTAACTTTACTACTTTGtaccataaaaaaaatattataaggcGTTATTTTTTAACTTTAGTACCTTgtaccataaaaaaaaaaaaaaaaaaaaactatagaaCGTTAATTTTTAACTTTACTACGTCAAAAATTTGACAATTAGTTAATTTAGCATATCCCTCTTTCAATTTGTGACAAGGCTGATAAGAGAAATATGACTCTAAAAGAAAAGATTTGTCACTCTAAAGAAGAAGAATGATTTGGCTTTCACAATCTAAAAGTGCTCGATCAAGCTAATTACATGTTGAAACTTTCTTGGCAGATTCTCACGAGCTCTTAGTGAAGATTGTGTAAAATTAATAATCAGCATGCAACATGATAGTTAGGATTCATGCTCTATACAATCTTGTTAAAGTTAAAATAACTAAACTAGTtagcaaattaaattataatgcataaacaattttaaaaccaaatcaaaactaaaattaaatcgAATCGaatcgaaattaaaaataaaaaagctaTAAACAAATctaattttttaaagtattaaaaaagaaCTTAACAGTTCGATTTTTTAGTAAATGATTTGTTTTAAGAAAAATTATCTTCTAACGATTTATTACAGTTTAAAATTTTGAAACGGTATTACCAAACcaataattttaatttgaattgattttcaataaattgaaacaatttgattcaattaaataaatttttagtatAATTTAATTCGGTTCGATTTAGTTCGATTTTCTTATTACCATCAAATGCCCTAACTAAAAGATATTGTCTCAACTGAAATCCCTCTCCATTGGTGGGCAGTTCATCTTTAAATCAACTTAAACTTTCATTTATGACATGGAGACAAGAAATAGTGATTTGCATCCTTTATTCAAGCATATCTTCAATTGGAAAGGTACAACTAGAATTTGTGCTATTTTCTAGAAGATCATCCACAGTTGAAAGTAGTTGAAAGTTACCTCTTTAATGAATAATGCCGCAGGAGTTCATAGAAGGATGTGTAGGGATGATCTTAGTATTCTCTATCAATTTCATATCATGGCACAAATATTATTCCATTTAATAAATATGATATTATTATCCGTCTATATTTATGTGGATATTCGTAAACGATTATACGTGGATTTTGAGATATCAACAGgtattaaacaaatattcatATATACTACTTATataaagagtttaaaggtagtgcatgttcgtgtaaaattctttacacagtcagtgcatcacaacccttgaaaataaatactttaaatgttatttaaagaaaaagtcaaatatttataaaagttaACGGTTTGGatttcactgacagtgtaaaactgttttacactaTCGCTGTATTGTCATTAaatctttatttaaatatttttttaaaaaataatatagttaATTACTTTTTTATCTCTATTAAAGACAAAATAATACTAATTACcttcattttatttcttcttttatcaaataaataaattcaataaaataataataattctaataatatataataaaaataataataatttcatattaaacaaattaatatttaagtaattttgcTAATTATTAACATATACTGATATCTACGGGTACGGATACCATCAAATCCGTATTTGTACTTGTAAAGAAAAAGATAACTAAATATCTGTTTGTTTTATCTATGGATACCCATTAAGTCATCCAACTCGTATACGTGACGGATTTTATCCGCGGATATACATGAGTATGGAATTTTTTACCGTCCCTAAGTACATATGATGTGAGATTGTAAGTAGTGGTAAGAATAAACCAAATCATAAAAATTGACGAGTTATCTTATATAAAACATAGGCGTTTTAACTAGGAACGTTAAAAAGATTAGATCACA contains:
- the LOC131605954 gene encoding uncharacterized protein At4g02000-like, whose product is MGSHDEPNLEGLSLLDDGDEGFCFDIGDDDGSTGDLQFCLVGRFLSDRPIHVKSMKARMADIWRPVKKVMIKEAMDDRILFQFSHQLDMEAALKGGPWSYDNHLLVIEKVQVGVQIENIPLFHVEFWVQVHNLPAGLMLEKVGRTMANFIGSFVEYDKNNNSSFWRQYMRLRVKIDVRLPLKTHTRVKNKGGEWCTVKFKFEKLSIFCFVSGILGHTEQRCAVRFAMEEDPGVRGWSAELRPENRKFVGGTSRWLQEEEGGKKFDSPARMNQSPVVGSGGEEVPVEVPHGEHVGDISGT
- the LOC131603753 gene encoding WD repeat-containing protein YMR102C-like: MELGLELEVDEDQFYDTREDLSSVSDDEGFDYCLESCSGAGAGDYVSRFNFSINSLESVRDRRFSFLRWIGLEYDSNSIEGVDDPSCGVDRITSTSGAVLRTVEGVSSISSQIVLDSLSNEGSRLLENRGDGNEDLTCMIKNLDDGTRYVVDELDQEGKLNTLRVLGSNQLISLEEFHKNIGPSSFVRRHLQREAESSRLLSVAKKKMKRGWLSKLDSITCFYPNQGFDETCCKDFVSRIQRVRVNLHKKRVKELSCLYTEQEFKAHKGVILTMKFSLDGRYLASGGEDGIVRVWKVVEDVRTNEMNILDDDPSSIYFKMNQFTGIVAPLDVDKENLVKTEKLKKSSSSTCVIIPPKTFRILAKPMHEFQGHSNDILDLAWSKSGFLLSSSLDKTARLWQVGIDKCLRVFSHNNYVTCVNFNPVNDNFFISGSIDGKVRIWEVVRCRVVDYIDIREIVTAVCFRPDGQGTIVGTMAGNCRFYDILDSHMKMDTKMSLQGKKKTSGKRITGFQFSPSDPSKLLAASADSHVCILSGVDVIYKFKGLRSAGQMHASFTSDGKHIVSLSEGSNVCIWNHTGQDRNTSKAKKIMSSESFLSHNATIAIPWCGIESTPLSPSLEENLIQRSSLSSPDCFFMSRGFLSELVPRVSATWPEETLLDSGQTVVSPTICKSEYKFLRSACKGMANSHLWGQVIVTAGSDGFIKVYQNYGLPVRV